One Dysosmobacter welbionis DNA segment encodes these proteins:
- a CDS encoding LysR family transcriptional regulator codes for MDYKSIVCFLRVCELHSFTKAAEDLYISQPALSRRILALEDELGVKLLDRANGGLQLTEGGKLFYSDAKKLINVEAALKQKMEKHRDGFYGEVRIGYSSYCFMEPLMHAAHMLGETYPNIEPDFQSMSPRYAIYSFLHGQIDIAYLCRGDIPQTNDSVIEVIAKAQSVILIPKGHKLWDRQYVTCSDLVGERFAISKTKSQVSDSIRESFEAKGVFLENALQCESANTRIFQIATGRYIGMDGVYSSKYFDYYADCIRAIPCADMDFNFADYCAVYHPSNGNAERFVNCMIENSEKQK; via the coding sequence ATGGACTATAAAAGTATTGTCTGCTTTCTGCGCGTTTGTGAACTGCACAGCTTTACTAAGGCCGCAGAAGACCTCTATATTTCTCAACCGGCGCTGAGCCGACGCATCCTCGCGTTAGAAGATGAACTGGGCGTAAAACTATTGGATCGCGCAAACGGTGGCTTGCAGCTCACAGAAGGCGGTAAACTGTTTTATTCGGATGCCAAAAAGCTCATCAATGTAGAAGCAGCTTTAAAGCAGAAGATGGAAAAGCACCGTGATGGCTTTTACGGCGAGGTACGTATCGGATATAGTTCTTATTGTTTTATGGAACCTCTCATGCATGCTGCGCATATGTTGGGAGAAACCTATCCCAACATTGAGCCAGACTTCCAGTCTATGTCTCCCCGATATGCGATTTACAGCTTTTTACATGGGCAAATAGATATCGCTTACCTTTGCCGGGGTGATATTCCTCAAACAAACGATTCTGTTATTGAGGTAATTGCAAAGGCCCAGTCTGTCATTTTAATTCCCAAAGGCCACAAACTATGGGACAGGCAATATGTAACATGCTCTGATCTGGTGGGAGAACGGTTTGCAATATCAAAAACCAAAAGCCAGGTTTCGGATTCCATACGTGAGAGCTTTGAAGCCAAAGGAGTATTCCTTGAAAACGCCCTACAATGCGAATCTGCAAACACCAGGATCTTTCAAATCGCAACTGGAAGATATATCGGCATGGACGGAGTATATTCATCTAAATATTTCGATTATTATGCGGATTGCATTCGTGCGATCCCTTGCGCGGATATGGATTTTAACTTTGCTGATTATTGCGCGGTGTATCATCCATCCAACGGAAATGCGGAACGCTTTGTGAACTGTATGATAGAGAATTCTGAAAAGCAGAAATAA
- a CDS encoding aldehyde dehydrogenase family protein, whose amino-acid sequence MMEVREKVSNEDLQAYLKTLVEKSKVAQKQFERDYTKQRPIDEVVRAIGKAVCDNGKTLGEEAFAETGMGNVESKIAKLTNVALLQWVQMRGKNSVEYEDCPGEPGVKYLPKPMGVIGAVMPSTNPIATIIGNAMMALKCRNSIIILPHPASVKVSMKTVDIMRAALEEIGAPADLVQCIDGEYASIEATMQTLSMCDCNVATGGAAMVKSVYSVGKPAFGVGQGNCQEIIDRGMTDEEYERLVKLAIMNRTVDNGVPCGGEQTAHVPEELLDKYLGFMQKNGCFLVDNDDDIAKLRDAIFPGGGTSINRKVVGKQPHEVGVMAGIEVPEDTKILLVKNQAWGTRDVLCREILFPIIRYTTYQKFEDAVDRAIENLEVEGKGHSSCIWSHDQEHIEYTAKRIPVGRFHINQPTAGYNNGVSKTITIGCGTWGGGFPSENLQYYHLMNKTRVSVELKNPKPWWNEGWDSFEPFDMGN is encoded by the coding sequence ATGATGGAAGTTCGCGAAAAAGTGTCCAATGAGGATCTGCAGGCATATCTGAAAACGCTCGTAGAAAAGAGCAAGGTTGCACAAAAACAGTTCGAACGCGATTATACCAAGCAGCGGCCGATCGATGAGGTCGTTAGAGCAATCGGCAAAGCTGTGTGTGACAATGGCAAAACCTTAGGTGAAGAGGCATTTGCCGAAACCGGTATGGGCAATGTGGAAAGCAAGATTGCCAAGCTGACGAATGTGGCCCTGCTCCAGTGGGTCCAGATGCGCGGGAAAAATTCAGTGGAGTACGAGGATTGTCCCGGCGAACCCGGCGTCAAGTATCTGCCCAAGCCCATGGGTGTAATTGGTGCCGTAATGCCCAGCACAAATCCGATTGCTACTATCATCGGCAATGCCATGATGGCTCTGAAGTGCCGAAACTCTATTATCATTTTGCCTCACCCCGCTTCTGTGAAGGTCTCTATGAAGACAGTAGACATTATGAGAGCGGCACTGGAGGAAATCGGTGCCCCAGCTGACCTGGTTCAGTGTATCGACGGTGAATACGCAAGTATTGAAGCGACGATGCAAACTTTGTCCATGTGTGACTGCAATGTCGCAACTGGCGGTGCCGCAATGGTGAAATCCGTTTATTCTGTCGGCAAGCCCGCTTTTGGCGTCGGCCAGGGTAACTGCCAGGAGATCATCGACCGCGGCATGACAGACGAAGAATATGAGCGCCTGGTTAAACTGGCTATTATGAACAGAACCGTCGACAATGGCGTTCCCTGCGGCGGTGAACAGACTGCTCATGTTCCTGAAGAACTTCTGGATAAGTATCTCGGCTTCATGCAGAAGAACGGCTGCTTCCTGGTCGACAATGACGATGATATTGCCAAGCTGCGCGATGCGATTTTCCCCGGCGGAGGCACCAGCATCAACAGAAAGGTTGTCGGTAAGCAGCCCCATGAAGTTGGCGTAATGGCGGGCATTGAGGTTCCAGAAGACACAAAAATTCTGCTTGTGAAGAACCAGGCCTGGGGCACTCGGGACGTTCTCTGCCGTGAGATTCTGTTCCCTATCATTCGCTATACCACTTATCAGAAGTTCGAAGACGCTGTCGACAGAGCAATCGAGAATCTGGAAGTCGAGGGAAAAGGTCATAGCAGCTGCATCTGGAGCCACGACCAGGAGCATATCGAGTATACTGCCAAACGAATTCCGGTGGGACGCTTCCACATCAACCAGCCCACTGCTGGCTACAACAATGGTGTCAGCAAGACGATTACCATTGGCTGCGGTACCTGGGGCGGCGGTTTCCCCTCTGAGAATCTGCAGTATTATCACCTGATGAATAAGACCAGAGTGTCTGTGGAACTCAAGAACCCCAAGCCCTGGTGGAATGAGGGATGGGACAGCTTCGAACCGTTCGACATGGGAAACTGA
- a CDS encoding CaiB/BaiF CoA transferase family protein, with protein MKLYEGLKVVEFTTNIAGPTVGQWLAEYGAEVIHIERPVIGDDSRAYPPLVNGISIKYCTLNHGKKSVILDLKDPDGNKIARELCKDADIVLESTRPGVMDRLGLGYEAMHELNPRLIYCSVSAWGQTGPYAHRPGYDLIAQGASSIMYYNGDEETGPVKIFTEIGDQCGGLAGFAAVNAALYYRERTGLGQHVDISLVRVLASMSVKLDDLRILHKKTEKQGNQGSPLLCPYGVFKCPDGNWIIIAASNNALAFQFFRVIGREDLISDPRFETNVKRVEHQKILAPIMYEWFDKMGTIDNIEKALLEGGVPCSRVYSYEDVDKDPHYHEAGWFTDIPMPEEMTDLKARRIVSSPFGFSEMSPEYIPTKGFGAWNHEIIGELGYTPEQIDELQEKWKQAMAKN; from the coding sequence ATGAAACTGTATGAGGGACTGAAGGTAGTCGAATTTACTACCAATATTGCCGGTCCGACTGTGGGACAGTGGCTTGCCGAATACGGTGCGGAGGTTATCCACATCGAAAGGCCCGTCATCGGTGATGACAGCAGAGCATATCCGCCATTGGTCAACGGCATCAGCATCAAGTATTGTACTCTGAACCACGGAAAAAAGTCCGTTATCCTTGATTTAAAAGACCCGGATGGAAACAAAATTGCCCGCGAGCTCTGCAAGGACGCCGATATCGTACTGGAAAGCACCCGTCCCGGTGTCATGGACCGATTGGGACTGGGGTATGAGGCTATGCATGAGTTGAATCCCAGACTGATTTACTGCTCCGTCTCGGCATGGGGGCAGACCGGCCCCTATGCACACCGCCCTGGTTATGACCTCATTGCGCAGGGTGCATCCAGTATTATGTATTACAACGGTGACGAAGAAACTGGCCCTGTAAAGATTTTTACAGAAATTGGCGATCAGTGCGGCGGTTTGGCAGGCTTCGCTGCAGTCAATGCCGCACTGTACTACCGCGAAAGAACCGGCCTGGGGCAGCATGTGGATATCTCTCTGGTCAGAGTCCTGGCATCTATGTCTGTAAAACTGGACGATCTGCGTATCCTCCACAAAAAGACAGAGAAACAGGGCAATCAGGGTTCCCCCCTTCTGTGCCCTTACGGTGTCTTTAAATGTCCGGATGGCAATTGGATCATTATAGCCGCGTCCAATAACGCTTTGGCATTCCAGTTCTTCCGGGTCATTGGCCGAGAGGATCTGATCTCCGACCCCCGCTTTGAAACCAACGTAAAACGTGTTGAACACCAGAAGATCCTGGCACCCATTATGTACGAATGGTTCGACAAAATGGGTACGATCGACAACATCGAGAAGGCGCTTCTGGAGGGCGGAGTTCCTTGTTCGCGGGTATACAGTTATGAAGATGTGGACAAGGATCCACATTATCATGAGGCTGGTTGGTTTACTGATATTCCTATGCCCGAAGAAATGACCGATCTAAAGGCCCGTAGGATCGTAAGCAGTCCCTTTGGTTTCTCCGAGATGTCTCCTGAGTATATTCCCACCAAGGGTTTTGGCGCATGGAACCATGAGATCATCGGGGAATTGGGATATACTCCCGAGCAGATCGACGAGCTTCAGGAGAAGTGGAAGCAGGCTATGGCAAAAAATTGA
- a CDS encoding NAD(P)-binding protein translates to MSDMKNHPVTSLTYPLKASSHRKIAVIGGGIAGMEAASTAAECGHTVELFERQSSLGGK, encoded by the coding sequence ATGAGTGACATGAAGAATCATCCTGTTACATCGCTCACTTATCCTCTAAAAGCTTCTTCCCACAGGAAGATAGCAGTGATTGGCGGCGGTATCGCCGGCATGGAGGCGGCTTCTACTGCTGCGGAATGCGGACATACGGTTGAACTGTTTGAACGGCAAAGCTCTCTGGGGGGGAAATGA
- a CDS encoding NAD(P)/FAD-dependent oxidoreductase: MIPSGACDSNGEIRKLQEWMLCRLEKQGISVHLNREISVEEIRSSGFDTVILATGAGSTVSDPIKGADKAIPAASAIKDISNIGKKVIVVGGSIMGLETAACLTQAGRKVTVLEALPKILDCNFISQAYKTVISDFIEHLNIEIITNSRVIEITDEGVILAPCDDSGEKDFIRADSVVMSFGSKQSKPHVPVDYGKDIAVYEVNSIQNSDDFYNPVCQAFEVAYHLGQEQSAPSAHIR; the protein is encoded by the coding sequence ATGATCCCATCTGGCGCATGTGATTCGAATGGTGAAATTCGCAAACTTCAGGAATGGATGCTGTGCAGACTGGAGAAACAGGGAATTTCCGTCCATCTCAATCGAGAGATATCTGTCGAGGAGATCCGGTCTTCGGGATTTGATACTGTCATTCTTGCAACCGGAGCGGGCAGCACGGTGTCTGACCCTATCAAAGGTGCTGATAAGGCAATTCCCGCGGCGAGTGCCATCAAAGACATTTCAAACATCGGCAAAAAAGTGATTGTTGTTGGCGGCAGCATCATGGGGCTTGAAACCGCCGCGTGCCTGACACAGGCCGGTCGGAAGGTCACGGTCCTGGAAGCGCTTCCTAAGATCCTGGACTGCAATTTTATCTCCCAGGCTTACAAAACGGTGATAAGCGATTTCATAGAGCATCTGAACATTGAGATCATCACCAACAGCAGGGTGATCGAAATTACAGATGAGGGGGTGATCCTTGCACCCTGTGACGATTCCGGGGAAAAAGATTTTATTCGCGCTGACAGTGTTGTGATGTCTTTTGGTTCGAAGCAAAGCAAGCCTCATGTTCCGGTTGACTACGGCAAGGATATTGCGGTGTACGAAGTCAATTCCATTCAGAATTCTGACGATTTCTATAATCCGGTATGTCAGGCATTCGAGGTTGCATATCATTTGGGTCAGGAGCAATCGGCGCCAAGTGCGCATATCAGGTGA
- a CDS encoding molybdopterin-binding protein gives MKDLRDELFQKIEHKKITACLYTDMDGVVSGISSALNEAERIGLIVDFSVSEGTDVLAGDLLMQISGTPKQIAVAEDMIIGHISKFSGVATAAKAFVQKAGHHMRIVCGSWKKMSSNIKNELRTAIETGGAHVRISDDPMVYLDKNYVAMFGGIQASLTAAAQFNDRKKCIQVRGRFENGDIVREAWTAITAGADIVYVDTGRIDDLRRITQSLKPVLQEMEATADYRKVEFAFGGGVRYGDLDALKEAGADIVGVGRSIVDAPLMDLRLEVTKAEDPLYAHGDYDLLDKSELKIEGIFLNQTNLTELAVVVAEEIGINAEDVLVIDVRDGTVALDILQKRLDPSKFIAKEERILRRLRDLKGITLSEEAHISSNGMLGWIVGNDADIEEGLQAMEMSQSLVTQIKESISNRVIVFPTGTEVERGEIEDTNTPLIMGKFAAAGFSVDKGEILKDDVELFSRKLWRAAEKGYSVSITTGGVGAENKDHSVEAVLRLDPQACTPYIAKFQVGHGRHSKDGIRIAVGQLGLTTFIALPGPNDEVSVCIDTVVRGISEGWSKEILAGELARILRTRLKEKIGVMMHYHHNA, from the coding sequence ATGAAAGATTTGAGAGATGAACTGTTTCAAAAAATAGAACACAAAAAAATCACAGCATGTCTGTATACAGACATGGACGGTGTTGTCTCCGGCATCTCCAGTGCTCTGAACGAAGCAGAACGTATAGGCCTCATTGTGGATTTTTCTGTCTCTGAGGGAACCGATGTGCTGGCTGGAGATCTGCTTATGCAGATCTCCGGCACACCCAAGCAAATTGCAGTTGCAGAGGATATGATCATCGGTCACATTTCTAAGTTTTCCGGCGTCGCAACAGCAGCAAAGGCTTTTGTTCAAAAGGCGGGCCATCATATGCGGATCGTTTGCGGTTCCTGGAAGAAAATGTCCTCCAACATAAAAAACGAACTGCGCACGGCCATAGAAACTGGTGGAGCGCATGTGCGTATATCAGACGATCCAATGGTCTATCTTGATAAGAATTATGTGGCTATGTTTGGCGGAATTCAAGCAAGTCTCACTGCTGCCGCACAGTTCAATGACCGCAAAAAGTGCATTCAGGTCAGAGGGCGTTTTGAGAATGGCGATATTGTTCGTGAAGCATGGACGGCAATTACAGCCGGCGCGGATATCGTCTATGTGGACACCGGAAGAATTGATGATTTGAGGCGCATTACCCAGAGCCTCAAGCCCGTCCTTCAGGAGATGGAAGCAACCGCCGATTACCGGAAAGTCGAATTCGCTTTTGGCGGAGGCGTTCGCTACGGCGATCTGGATGCACTGAAAGAGGCCGGCGCGGATATTGTTGGCGTCGGACGAAGCATCGTAGATGCTCCCCTGATGGATCTGCGTCTGGAAGTAACGAAGGCAGAAGACCCTTTGTACGCCCACGGTGACTACGATTTGCTGGATAAAAGCGAATTAAAAATCGAGGGCATTTTCTTGAACCAGACAAATCTGACGGAACTGGCAGTTGTTGTTGCAGAAGAAATCGGAATCAATGCCGAAGATGTATTGGTCATTGATGTTCGCGACGGCACAGTTGCGTTGGATATTCTGCAAAAGCGTCTGGATCCATCCAAGTTTATTGCCAAAGAAGAACGGATTCTTCGCCGCCTGCGTGATTTGAAGGGAATTACGCTTTCTGAAGAGGCCCACATCAGTTCCAATGGCATGTTGGGCTGGATCGTCGGCAATGATGCAGATATCGAAGAAGGCCTCCAGGCGATGGAAATGTCGCAGAGTCTGGTGACTCAAATCAAAGAAAGCATTTCCAACCGTGTGATCGTGTTCCCAACCGGAACTGAAGTGGAACGTGGAGAGATTGAAGACACCAACACCCCTCTTATCATGGGAAAATTCGCTGCGGCAGGCTTTTCGGTTGACAAGGGTGAAATTCTGAAAGACGATGTAGAGCTGTTTTCCCGGAAGCTGTGGCGTGCTGCAGAAAAGGGATACAGCGTTTCGATCACCACTGGCGGTGTCGGTGCTGAAAACAAGGACCACAGTGTAGAGGCGGTTCTGCGGCTGGATCCACAAGCTTGCACACCTTACATAGCGAAGTTCCAGGTTGGACATGGCCGCCACAGCAAAGACGGAATTCGCATAGCGGTCGGACAGTTAGGGTTAACAACCTTCATTGCCCTACCTGGCCCCAATGACGAGGTTTCCGTTTGTATTGACACGGTTGTACGGGGAATTTCCGAAGGTTGGAGTAAAGAGATTCTTGCAGGTGAACTGGCGAGAATTCTAAGGACCCGACTGAAGGAAAAGATTGGGGTTATGATGCATTATCATCATAATGCGTAA
- a CDS encoding NAD(P)-binding protein: MTHIYRVAKVDKSKCVGCKRCERRCPTGAIKVKPAGDCKYVAPCQNTCPAGINVPGYVALAGKGDYEGAYRLIRRDNPFPSVCGRVCTHPCESACNRGGYDDSVAIRDVKRFVADKAYDGKFVKEPVWPKNGKRVAIIGAGPSGLTCGYYLALTGYEVDVFESESTAGGVLLFGIPEYRLPKEVLARDIKAIEEAGVKIHLNTKVGEDVKFEDLTRDYDAVYIATGTQFCKTAGVIGEDKAGVYHGLDFLKEISHGNAPKIGKNVVVVGGGNTAIDVSRTAVRMGAENVTIVYRRREGDMPAERREVIEALEEGVQLQTLVSPVEIVGDGKVEKIKCSRMKIGEPDERGRLSTHAIEGSEFELEADTVIMAVSQYADFPFIDKDEVELTEFGKLVLDEERMTTLPGVFAGGDVSRGSATAIEAIADGKQAAININNYLKAPTGINQGAEIELPPREEFGWSNALVSRMHNLPREERIKNNKEVALGLTEEQVKTESQRCYRCVGKATVDESICYDCGMCWEYCDQGAITMEPLPEGRTLQYPLPDTMERAEEILAICRKAHLLPMQIICKCGPTNTEEIVNAILDGARDMTDLTLKSGTRAGCTMYCVGQISRLFEACGRPLESREDDNYHPITQTLWDFSDEALDFDPIFKMREMQTTLYSDEVFNAAADAYRKVVKERSEKKNG; this comes from the coding sequence TTGACCCATATCTACAGAGTAGCAAAAGTGGACAAGTCCAAGTGTGTCGGCTGTAAACGATGCGAGCGGCGTTGTCCCACAGGTGCCATCAAGGTAAAACCTGCGGGTGACTGTAAGTATGTTGCCCCCTGCCAAAACACCTGCCCTGCTGGCATCAATGTTCCTGGCTACGTAGCCCTTGCGGGAAAGGGTGACTACGAAGGTGCATATCGTCTCATCCGCAGAGACAATCCTTTCCCTTCTGTTTGCGGCAGAGTCTGCACGCATCCTTGCGAGTCCGCCTGTAACCGCGGCGGTTACGATGATTCGGTGGCGATCCGCGATGTGAAGCGCTTCGTTGCGGATAAAGCATATGACGGCAAGTTTGTAAAGGAGCCTGTATGGCCCAAGAACGGCAAGCGTGTCGCTATCATCGGTGCCGGTCCCAGCGGACTGACCTGCGGTTATTATCTGGCACTTACCGGCTATGAGGTTGATGTGTTTGAGTCTGAGAGCACTGCCGGCGGCGTGCTGCTGTTCGGTATTCCGGAATATCGCCTGCCCAAGGAAGTTCTGGCTCGAGATATCAAGGCCATTGAAGAGGCCGGTGTGAAGATTCATCTGAACACGAAGGTTGGCGAGGATGTCAAGTTTGAGGATCTGACCCGTGATTATGACGCTGTCTACATTGCTACCGGCACCCAGTTCTGCAAAACCGCAGGTGTCATCGGCGAGGATAAGGCTGGTGTTTATCACGGTCTGGACTTCCTGAAAGAGATCAGCCACGGGAATGCCCCCAAAATCGGAAAGAACGTGGTGGTCGTTGGCGGCGGCAACACCGCAATCGATGTTTCCCGCACTGCTGTTCGTATGGGCGCCGAAAATGTGACCATTGTTTACAGACGCCGTGAGGGTGATATGCCCGCAGAGCGGCGCGAGGTCATTGAAGCTTTGGAAGAAGGCGTTCAGCTGCAGACGCTGGTGTCTCCTGTCGAAATCGTTGGCGACGGCAAGGTCGAAAAGATCAAGTGTTCCCGTATGAAGATCGGTGAGCCCGACGAGCGCGGCCGCCTCAGCACCCACGCAATCGAGGGATCCGAATTTGAACTGGAAGCAGACACTGTTATCATGGCAGTCAGTCAGTACGCCGATTTCCCCTTCATCGATAAGGACGAAGTTGAGCTCACAGAGTTTGGCAAGCTGGTTCTGGATGAGGAGCGCATGACCACCCTGCCCGGCGTATTTGCCGGCGGTGATGTGAGCCGTGGTTCCGCCACTGCTATTGAAGCCATTGCAGACGGTAAGCAGGCTGCAATTAACATCAATAACTATCTTAAGGCTCCCACCGGCATCAATCAGGGTGCGGAGATCGAACTGCCTCCCAGAGAGGAATTTGGCTGGAGCAATGCGCTGGTCAGCAGAATGCACAATCTGCCCCGGGAAGAGCGCATTAAGAATAACAAAGAGGTCGCTTTGGGCCTTACTGAGGAGCAGGTCAAGACAGAGAGCCAGCGCTGCTACCGCTGCGTGGGTAAGGCAACCGTAGACGAAAGCATCTGCTATGACTGCGGTATGTGCTGGGAGTATTGCGACCAGGGTGCCATTACCATGGAGCCTCTGCCTGAGGGCAGAACGTTGCAGTATCCTCTGCCTGATACCATGGAGCGTGCTGAAGAAATTCTCGCTATCTGCCGAAAGGCACACTTGCTGCCCATGCAGATCATCTGCAAGTGCGGCCCTACCAACACGGAGGAAATCGTCAACGCTATTCTGGATGGCGCACGCGACATGACAGATCTGACACTCAAGAGCGGTACCAGAGCTGGTTGCACGATGTATTGCGTTGGCCAGATCAGCCGACTTTTTGAGGCATGCGGACGTCCTCTGGAATCCCGCGAAGATGATAACTACCATCCTATCACCCAGACTCTGTGGGACTTCTCCGATGAAGCACTGGACTTTGACCCGATCTTCAAAATGAGAGAAATGCAGACCACTCTGTACAGCGACGAAGTGTTTAATGCGGCTGCAGATGCCTACAGAAAAGTGGTAAAGGAAAGGAGCGAGAAGAAAAATGGCTAA
- a CDS encoding MFS transporter — protein MTCFERAPANKKRLTLIAVFVMLFASVLQSGTDSVILALAAAEIGGTEYYALAKSFSSVSAAVLMPMFAYLGAKDPSRKRSLFIWSALAGAVCIFLRAIATHMAIIVAAGILHGMFSSGLYVIGYSIIRDIYDQKTAAKYLGFVVTMNSLGTLIGPIVSGVMIDMLGWRIVCHIIWIIALVSALLGMAGVKVTKEDAAELAVETGSFDLSGTISLSVFLGAISLFLALGSSLIPFGSTTSNILLVVSLVGLVGLILTIRKKGNNCIIPVPVLKDRNTLILTINSFLMNFSLIAIFFFIPSYILYVLNGSATQSGLTTTLLSIPGLFMGPIYSRMIANKGSARGVLTIGMILRVVVHAAFIFILSPSTDLMVIYALMIIAGFYQSAHVCTMTTAPQIQLAADKRTYGNAMIQVTMALGSSIGSAVYSMVIAAKGIVDGLKVAFVIAMVAAIIVLVISQFLVKNEEN, from the coding sequence ATGACTTGTTTTGAAAGAGCCCCCGCTAATAAGAAGCGCCTGACCCTGATTGCTGTCTTCGTAATGCTGTTTGCTTCTGTGCTCCAGTCCGGTACTGACTCTGTGATTCTGGCGCTGGCAGCCGCAGAGATCGGTGGCACCGAATACTATGCTTTGGCAAAATCCTTTTCATCCGTGTCTGCGGCTGTCCTGATGCCTATGTTTGCCTATTTGGGCGCAAAGGATCCTTCTCGCAAGAGAAGCCTGTTTATTTGGTCTGCTTTAGCCGGTGCGGTTTGCATCTTCCTTCGTGCAATTGCGACGCATATGGCAATTATTGTGGCAGCTGGCATTCTGCACGGTATGTTTTCTTCCGGTCTCTATGTCATTGGCTATTCTATCATCCGAGATATTTATGACCAAAAGACTGCAGCAAAGTATCTGGGCTTTGTCGTTACCATGAACAGCCTGGGCACTTTGATCGGCCCTATTGTTTCCGGTGTTATGATTGATATGCTGGGTTGGAGAATTGTTTGCCATATCATCTGGATCATTGCTCTGGTCAGCGCATTGCTCGGCATGGCCGGCGTGAAGGTCACCAAGGAAGATGCTGCGGAATTGGCTGTTGAAACGGGTTCCTTTGATCTTAGCGGTACGATTTCTCTGAGCGTTTTCCTGGGTGCGATCAGCCTCTTCCTGGCACTGGGCTCCTCTCTGATTCCCTTTGGCAGCACCACCAGCAATATCCTTTTGGTTGTAAGCCTGGTTGGTCTGGTTGGGCTGATTCTCACCATTCGTAAGAAGGGTAACAATTGCATCATCCCTGTGCCGGTGTTGAAGGATCGGAATACCCTGATTCTGACGATCAATAGTTTCTTGATGAATTTCTCTCTGATTGCCATTTTCTTCTTTATTCCTTCTTACATCCTTTATGTGCTGAATGGTTCCGCTACGCAGTCCGGCCTGACCACTACACTGCTCTCTATTCCCGGCCTGTTCATGGGGCCCATTTACTCCAGAATGATTGCCAATAAGGGCAGTGCAAGGGGTGTTCTGACAATTGGCATGATTCTTCGCGTTGTGGTTCATGCCGCATTCATCTTCATCCTCAGTCCCAGTACCGACCTGATGGTGATCTATGCGCTGATGATTATCGCCGGGTTCTACCAGAGCGCCCATGTTTGTACGATGACCACTGCGCCGCAGATCCAGCTTGCAGCGGACAAGCGCACTTATGGCAATGCGATGATCCAAGTAACCATGGCACTGGGTTCCTCCATCGGCTCTGCAGTTTACTCCATGGTGATTGCTGCCAAGGGTATTGTGGATGGCTTGAAGGTTGCCTTTGTGATTGCCATGGTCGCTGCGATCATCGTGCTGGTCATTTCTCAGTTCCTGGTCAAGAATGAGGAAAACTGA
- a CDS encoding iron-containing alcohol dehydrogenase yields MSIWNLNVNCGITFGEDSRLTVGEKLKSYGATTALLLYDMAMDQFGYQREIEKVINDANIKVVCYQVEEGEPTAQKSDRAYDFAKDKSVDAIVAIGGGSTMDTGKMVGKLLANGGKTRDYQNNPCIGNTVFRPLIALPSTAGTGAELTPYLTCATEDGKKGGVANTPVTCAIVDPVLTYKLPPVVTANTGIDALCHASEVLCNCTSIPNPFADLVCMEVIRTIFKWLPIAYQDGSNKEARKWMSYAATMGGFALCLRMISFGHPIANQISNTFHTPHGAGCSIGMTAFVHYNVTENPEWIRLNAECLGIQQDGLSYDEVAVQVVKAYDDLRKLCGMKNIKELGAEESYVDEIIENLKADKNLAYNPCPPKMDVLQKVLHEIYAL; encoded by the coding sequence ATGAGTATTTGGAATTTAAATGTGAACTGTGGAATTACATTTGGAGAAGACTCTCGCTTGACAGTTGGGGAAAAGTTGAAAAGCTACGGAGCCACCACCGCGCTGCTTCTCTACGATATGGCCATGGATCAGTTTGGCTATCAAAGAGAGATCGAAAAAGTTATCAATGACGCTAATATCAAAGTAGTTTGTTATCAGGTTGAGGAAGGTGAACCCACCGCCCAGAAGTCTGACCGGGCTTATGATTTCGCAAAGGACAAGTCTGTTGATGCAATCGTCGCCATCGGCGGGGGCAGCACCATGGACACCGGCAAAATGGTGGGAAAACTCTTGGCGAACGGCGGTAAGACGCGGGATTATCAGAATAATCCATGCATTGGAAACACTGTATTTCGTCCGCTCATTGCACTTCCGTCCACTGCCGGTACCGGAGCTGAGTTGACGCCCTACCTGACCTGTGCAACAGAAGACGGGAAAAAAGGCGGTGTTGCCAATACGCCTGTTACCTGTGCGATCGTCGACCCTGTGTTGACTTATAAGCTACCCCCCGTCGTTACGGCCAACACCGGTATTGATGCACTGTGCCACGCTTCAGAGGTGCTGTGCAACTGTACCAGTATACCGAATCCTTTTGCAGACCTTGTTTGTATGGAGGTCATCCGCACCATATTCAAATGGTTGCCAATTGCCTATCAGGACGGCTCCAATAAGGAAGCCCGTAAGTGGATGTCCTATGCGGCAACGATGGGTGGTTTCGCACTTTGCCTGCGCATGATCTCGTTTGGCCACCCAATCGCTAACCAGATTTCCAACACGTTCCATACCCCTCATGGCGCTGGATGCAGCATTGGCATGACTGCTTTCGTACACTACAATGTTACTGAGAATCCCGAATGGATCCGGCTGAACGCAGAGTGTCTTGGCATCCAGCAGGATGGCCTTTCCTATGATGAAGTTGCCGTTCAGGTCGTGAAGGCTTACGACGATCTGCGCAAACTGTGCGGCATGAAGAACATCAAGGAATTAGGTGCAGAAGAGTCCTACGTTGATGAAATCATCGAAAACCTGAAAGCTGACAAAAACCTGGCTTATAATCCCTGTCCGCCGAAGATGGATGTTTTGCAGAAAGTTCTTCATGAAATCTACGCATTATAA